CCAATTCGGTTTCTCCACCGAACTGGACAAGGACTCCATTGACGGATTCTGGGAAGTGAGAAAGGGCACGGTCAAGGTTCTGACCACTGCAACGCTGAGCAAGGACAAGAAGGTCATCACGATCGCTCCGCTTTCTGAACGTTGGACCCACAGCGATTCCTACTCCGTCGAAGGTGTAGTGTACAGCAAGGACGGCGTCCGTATCACCGTATCCAAGAACTTCTCGGTCGGTTCCGTCGCCATCCCGAAACACGTCTCCGAACTCAAGGTGAAGCTGGACGATTCCGCATACGACGACAACTACGGCAATCTGTACAACTTCAAGAACAACGCCTACCTGAAGTTGACCTGGAAGCCGAACACCAAGGATGTCGCCGGCTACAACATCTATTATATGACGGATGCCATGGACGACTTCATCTTCTACGCACAAACCGTAGATACCGTCCTCACTCGTTCAACCAGTGCGCTGACATTCCTCAACGATTCCACGGTGACCAAGGTCTCGTTCATCGTCCTCCCGTATAACGGCGCTGGCGAACCGAGCGTAAGCAAGGCAAAGACCGTCACTTGGACCATCCCTGAAATCAAGGATGAGGAACCGCAGGAAGAAGAGGAAGAAGAAGAGGAAGAAGAAGAGGAGGAAGAGGAAGAAGAAGAGGAAGAAGAGGACGAATAATCCGTCCCTTTCCCTTCATTAAGTCTTTCAAATCTTTCTAAAAGCAAAAAAAGATGAGGCCCGATTCAAGGCCCCATCTTTTTTTATAGGTTCAAATTAAGAAAGACTGACTCTAGATCCTAATCTCTAGATCCTAGCCTCTAGCCCTTTATCTCCCAAGTCGTGCCTTCCTTGGAGTCCTTGATGACCACGTTCATCGCAGCGAGTTCGTCGCGGATGCGGTCACTTTCGGCCCAGTTCTTGTTGGCACGGGCTTCCTTGCGGGCGGCAATCAGCGCTTCGATCTTGGCAATGTCAACGCCGTCGTTCGCGCCCTTCTTGGCATATTCTTCACGAGGTTCGTCGAGCTTCAAACCGAAAATCTGGTCGAAGTCGGCAACGAGTGCTGCCTTTTCGCCGTCATCGATTTCGCTCTTGAGCATCGTGTTCATGATGCCCAGTGCACGCGGCATGTTCAGGTCGTCGCCGATGGCGTCCTTGAACTCGTTCTGGAAAGCCTTGGCGGCATCGCTCGTAATAGCGGTAGCCTTGCCAATCAGCGGGTCCGTCTTCTTGTGCAAGCTCTTCAGGCCTTCCTTCGCGCCTTCCAGAGCTTCCCACGTGAAGTTCAGGTAGTTGCGGTAGTGGCTGCCAATCGCGAAGAAA
This genomic interval from uncultured Fibrobacter sp. contains the following:
- a CDS encoding cysteine--tRNA ligase, producing TSDGIYFDSLKFPRYADFARLDVENLRKGSRIDMGEKKNATDFALWKFSPKDKKRAMEWDSPWGVGFPGWHIECSAMAMKYNGPTLDIHCGGTDHIRVHHTNEIAQSECANGVQFARFWMHGEFLRTASEEKLEDGTTEQKFGKMSKSSGEFLTVSLLMDRGFNPLDYRFFAIGSHYRNYLNFTWEALEGAKEGLKSLHKKTDPLIGKATAITSDAAKAFQNEFKDAIGDDLNMPRALGIMNTMLKSEIDDGEKAALVADFDQIFGLKLDEPREEYAKKGANDGVDIAKIEALIAARKEARANKNWAESDRIRDELAAMNVVIKDSKEGTTWEIKG